Below is a genomic region from Cellulomonas sp. P24.
CGACGTCTTCTGGATCCAACGGAACGACTCGGGCTCGCTGAGCCCCATCTTCGTCATCAGCAGGCCCTTGGCACGGTCCACCCGCTTGCGCGTCTCGAAGCGCTCGGCGAGGTCGGCGACCTCGGACTCGAGCGCCGAGATCTGCGCGTACCGCGAGATCGCGATCTCCACGGCCGGCAGGAGGTCCGCCGGGCTGAACGGCTTGACCACGTAGGCCATCGCGCCGGCGTCGCGCGCCCGCTCGACGAGCTCGCGCTGCGAGAACGCCGTCAGCAGGACGACCGGCGCGAGATGCGCCTTGCCGATCCGCTCCGCGGCCGAGATGCCGTCGAGCAGGGGCATCTTGACGTCCATGACGACGACGTCCGGCTTGAGCTCGGTGGTCAGCGCGACGGCCTGCTCGCCGTCACCCGCCTCACCGACGACATCGAAGCCCGCATCGCGCAGCGTCTCGACCACGTCCATGCGGATGAGGGCCTCGTCCTCGGCCACGACGGCACGCCGTGCCGGTCGCCCGGCCGGCGCGTCCTGCTGGACGGCCACGGTGGTGGGGAGGTCAAGGAGCTCCGGCTGGGAGCCGGCGGCGGGAGTCACATCGCTGTCTGTCACGGCGCACAGCCTAGTGCCGAGTTCCCACGGACGGGAGTCGCCGCGTCGATCGGCGCTGACCAGGGACGATGGCGCCGCGGGAAGCCGCTGGGTTGCACACCCCGAACGAGACACGCGTCACAGGGTCGGCAGCGACTAGAGTACGGAGGCGCACCAGGCCCCGATAGCCCAACCGGCAGAGGCGTTCGGCTCAAACCCGATCCAGTGTGGGTTCGAATCCCACTCGGGGCACCCTGGTGACCTGCGAAAACGCAGCGGCGTGGAATATGCGTGGAATAAGGCACGGTGCGCATCCCCGCTGAACTGCGCTGAACCGTGTCCCTCGAGGCCTCACGCACTGGTGCGTCGGGGGCGTCCGGGGCGGTTGGCGAGGCCCCCCCCCGTCCGCTCCGTCTCGGTTGTGATCACCCAACGGCTCAGCGGAACGCGACACCGGTGACCGGGTGCAGGACATGCTCAAGGTCACTGCGCCTCACCCGCACGATGCGGTGGCCAACGCGGACGGCGGGCAACTCCCCGTCCGCGATCAATCGCCGGACGAAACGGTCCGTCACGTGCAGCTCGTCAGCAACCTCACCGACGGAGAGGAAGTCACGCGACGGGTCGGGCGTGGGCTGCATCAACATCCGTTCACCTCCGGTCAAGTCCGTGCGCCTCGGCGGCGCCCGCCAGCTCCCTGGTCATCTGGGAGCATCGCGGTTCACCCCCGCAGGCATCGGAAGCTCCACCGGCGGTCACTAACCTCGCCCTTTCATGGCGGTAGCGTGCCGGAGATGTGAAAAGTGCCCCTGAACTGGGGAGGCTAAGGTGCGCTCGTGCACTGCCGATTCATCTGGCGTGCCACATCGCGCGCTCGACACCACCCGCCATCGAAAGGGCATCATGACCACCGCGACATCCGCGACCGACCCTGCCGATGCGCCGACATCCGCAACCCGGCGTCTGTCGCGGCGCACCGCGGGACGGGTTACCGGTGTTCTTCGGCGACCGCCAGTCATGATCGGGTTGGTCGCTGTGCTCCTGCTGAGTGCCACTGGTGGCGCGTGGGCCATCATCGACGCCCGCAAACTCACCGTCCCACACCTGGTCGGTCTTCCACTGTCGAATATGGACCAGGCGTTCGACGGTCTTGACCTTAAACCGGTCCGGCAGGGCGACCTGCCCGACAAAGCGCTCCTGACGTTCACCACTGTCACAGGGCAGACGCCCCCGGCCGGTTCCCGTGTCTTTCCGGGCCGGGAGGTCGCGTACACATTCAAGTTGTCGAGCGTCGACATCCCGGATGTCACAGGTGACACGCTCGCTGCCAGCCTCGAGAAGCTGCGTAAGGAGGGCCTGACCGGTGAAGCGACAAGCGCCCAGATCCCTATCGTTGCCGACACCGATACCAGTGGCGCTGGTCTGCAGGCCACAACCGACCCCGCCATGATCAGAGCGGCGGTCAGCGGTCTCGGTCTGACGGGCGACATCGACGTCAGCGGTGCGCCGTTCGTCTTGCACGGGACAGCGAGTGACGACTGGACCGTCGTCGCGACGAGGCCCGCCCCGGGCAAATCGACCAAGGCTGGGTCGACGGTAGAACTGACTGTGGTCCTGCCGTTGGGAGAGATGCCCAACGTCGTCGGGAAAACGTACCGCGACGCATCAACGATGCTGTCCATCGCTGGTGCGAAAGCAACGCTGGACGGGACACCGCTCTACGAGGGTGTTGTCCCGGACGGGTTCCCGTTCGACGTCAAAGAGCTCGCGTACTCCTGGTGGGGCGGCGCGGAGAAGGGCATGATCGCAGCGGTAGTGGGCACACCCGACGGTTGGCCTGTTCGCTCACAGTCCGTCCCGCCCGGAACCGTGATCACGCGAGGGAGAACCACTGCATCCCTGGTTGTCGAATGGCCGACGACAACGGTCCCGAACATCGTGGGCATGAGCAAGCCTGACGCCCAGAAAGCTCTCAACGACGCCGGGTTGGCCGGCCACGACATCTACGGTGACGGGATCACACGGGCACAGTCTGTCGATGCCGGGACGGTCTTGCCGATGGGCGCGAAGGTTGACGCTGCCGTGACGCACGAGGTCACGTTCAGAGTCACGGCAACGTCAGGCAGGGCGACGATTTCGTGGGCGGCACCAGGGTCGTTCTCCATCGCGCAAGCGGGCGGCGCGACACTTCCGTGGTCTAGGTCCTGGTACCCGGGCGCTGCGCCGGACCGATACGACCGCGGCAACTTCAACGCGCAGTTGTCCGGGTCCGGGTCGATCACGTGCGAGATCGTCATTGACGGTCAGATCGTCGTGACACAGACGTCCACTGGTGCCTACGCCGTCGTGTCCTGCGGCTAGCAACCCGGCCGCCTGCGCTCGACCACCCCAAGCCCGCCCGGTGTGACCGGCCGGGTCATCCAGGCCCAACGCGCGCCGAGCCGCTATCGTCGCCGGACGTCCTGGGCGGCCAACCAGACGCCCAGGACGGGCCAGCGGATGTCTCGGATCGCCACGAGGACGTCTCGACCAGCCCACGCCTGCGCCGCGGTCTGGATGATCTGCAGGCCGTCACGCTCCCAGACGATCCACGCAGTGACGTCGATGGGGGGCTTGGCGGCAATCTGCCTCCCGCTCGCCGGGATCGGCCGAGCATTGAGGATTGCCTGCTCGTGGTGCTTGTGGACGTCCGGGCCCAACACTTGCTGGCTACGGAGGTACGCGCCAAGGTCCTCGTCCATATCGAACAAGTGTACGAGTCTGACCGGCAGTCAAGACCTTCCCTGGCGCACCCCCCGTCAGGACGCTTCTTGATGCTGACCGCCGTCAGCTCCCCCACCCGTTGCGGCACTGGCGAACTCGAGAGCGTACGAAGGGACCGTCGGGCCGCGTCCATTGGAGCGTCTGTTGCTCAATGGCCGAGCCCCACCCCTTCGGTGCCGGGTCGCTCGGTGTACGCGACGGTGTTCGCTCGCTCTGCATACATGCGGCCCGCGAGGGGCGCGGCCTTCGCGGGACTGGCACCCGCGGGGCCGGCCTCGGCGTGGCCCGGCACGGTCTGGAGAATCCGCTGCGTCGCGCTGCGTCGGGCACTCTCGTGCAGCTCGTCGAGCAGTGGGTCCCACTCCCCGACGTGTCGATCGGTGGGTCGACAAACTCGACAGCGATGGTCACGCCGCGTGCGGAGAGCGACTCGCGGATGCCGTCGGCGTAGGCGGCACGGTAGGCGGCCTTGTCGTGCTCCCACAGATCGTCGACGGCGTCGCACGCGGCCAGCGCCTTGGCATGCGCGTCCACCACCGGGCCACCGGAGATCTGGGCGCGCTCAGTGACCGCTGTCACGATCACCCACGCTTCGACCGCAAGCTGTGCGGCACGCTCACGCTCCAGCTCGCCCGCGCCGCCCTCGCCGAGCAGTTCGACGGTTCGCGAACGGATTTCCGCGATCCTCGTCTTCTCCTCGGGCGTGGCGGAGTCCATGATCATCGTCTCGTGAGCGTGGTTCTCGCGCCGGGCGGCGGCGTCCGCAGCGTCCTCGTACTGCTGCTCCAGGCCGAGGTCGGCGAGCTCGGACTCGGTGTCGAGGACGAGTCTCAGGGGTTCGGTGCGCCAGCGCAGCAGGTCCTCGATGCTGTCGCCGGCGGTGCTCAGAACAATCTGGCGGACGTAGTCCGCCTCCCACGAGTTCGGCCGCCCGGAGAGCAGGGTCTCCACGCCACCGACGTTGGCCGCCGCGGATGTCAGGACTTGGCAGGCGATCTCTGCGAAGTCGACCGGCTCGGCGTGCTCATGCGCAGTGCCTGCTCCCACGGTGCGCCGGCTCCGGGCGATGGCGGTGAAGGCAACAACCGCAGCGTCGATCAGTTCGGTATCCGTAGGCATCGCAATTCCTCTCGGTTGTTCATCTCCGAAGGCGTCCGGGCGTCGTCTCGTGCTCCGGCATCGGGCGTTTCGACAGGTCGTCTGGCCACGAGGCGGCCTGGCCTCCCGTCGGCGCTTCGAAGAGCACGGCCGTCACCGCTCGCAGCCGTAGGCCGGTCCGGGCGCCGGCGGGAGGCTCACCGCGCGCTCCTCGTGAGCGCGCCCGGTCAGCTGCGGTCCAGCTGGGCTGATCTCGCGGTTTGCGCCCAGGAATGCGCCAGCCGAGTCGACCAGGGCGGCCGCCGCGATGACGTCGACACTGCGCTCGACCAGCGACTCGCGGAGCGCTTCAGGGAGGGTCACTGGACTGTTGGCGTGCAGGTCCCGGGGGTCGACCCATGCCGCGTCGTCGGGCTGGGCGCGCAAGCGTGCGCATGCGGCCTGCACACCGCGGGCGGGGGCGGTCAGCTCGGGATCGGTGACCACGTCACGCACGACGTAACCAAGGTCGACCGCGGCGACCAGGCCCCGGCGCACCTCCAGGCTCGCTGCTGGCAGGTCGGCGCGCTGCGCCATGGTCGTCGGGCCTGCATGCCCGCCGAGGTCGGCGGTGATCTCCCGCAGGGACGCGCGCAGCTCGGCGCCAGAGCGCAGGAGGTCGGGGTCGACCCTGCGGGCGCGTCCGGCGATCTGCTCAAGGTCGCCTCCCAGCCGCGCCCAGGCATCGTCGAGCGAACCGAGCGCCGGCTGCATGCGCTGCGCGTGCTGGTCGGCGTCGACGGCGCCAAGCTGCGCGGCCGCGGCGACGATCCTTCCGCCGGTCACGGTGAGGTCCCGTTCGACCTTGACCGTGAAGAGCAGGTGCGCTGCGGTCGGCGATGCCGCCAGCGTCCGACGGGCCTGGACGTCCCAGCGGGCGACGGCTAGTTCCAGGCGCGCCGGCTCGACGGGGTCGCGATGCTGCCCCGTCAGTCCGGCCGGCCAGCGACCCTGCAGATACGACGCCGCCAACTGTTCGGCGGTGCCGACGCGCACCATGAGGTTGAGCGACTGGTCTGCCGACTGCCCCGGGCTGAGCCGGTGCTTGGCGTCGAGCACGCGGCGCATGTCCCGGTTGTACTGCCACAGCGCCTGGCCGACGCCGTGGGACGCGACGTACACGACGTGCATGATCCGGGTCCGGGCGGCCTCGGAGTCCAGGTGTCCCGGCTCGCTGAGCGGCGCGGTCGGGTGCCGGCGGACGGCGATCATCTCGGTCGCCCGGGACAGGTTCTCCACGACCCGCTCCAAGTGCGGGTCGCCTTCGCCGGTGCCCGGCCAGCCGGTGCGACGCTGGTTGAGGTGCATCCCCAGGGTCAGCTTGTGGATCCGCTCCATGCTCAGGTTGCCGGTGCGGTCCGGGAACGAGGACCACAGGTCAGCTGCCGCCTCAACGACCTCGCCCCACGACCGCGCTTTGGCCTTGGCGGTGTCCGGCGGTGCGTCCCACAACAGTTCGCGCGCGGCGACGTCGGCGTCCAGCAGCAGGTCCCCGACCGTCCACTGGTCGTCCCCCTCCGGCAGTCTCGAGGTATGCGACGGGCCGGACATCGCCGTCACGAGAGAGCCTCTGCCTCAGCGACCAAGACGTCGAGCTCGGCGATGACCGCCGCGCCACCGGCGGGGAACGCTGCGGCCGGGTGCGTACGAGCGGCGCGTCGGGCCGCCCGGATGAGGTCAACCAGAGTTGAGGACGCGGCGACGTCTAGCAAGACATCCTCGAGGTCGCCGTCGGCGTCGATGGGCAGCAACGCGACGGCTCTCGACGCGACGATCTGGGCACCCAGGGCCAGGGAGTGGAGCTCAGCATCGACTGCGCCCCTCGTCTGCGGGCCGTCTGACGCGGCCGTCAGGAGCGCGACGATCTGCATCCACGTGGTCGTCGGATCGACGGTGTTCGACTCGTTCATCGTCCTGCTCCTTCCTCTGGGTGGGTCGCTCCTATGGGGCCACGCCTGGCCGTTCGCGTGGGGTCGATGGGGCTGGTTGTGGATGACGGGGTCGTGTGGGTGGCGCGGTGGACAGTTGCTTCACAGGCCGAAGGCCGGCCGACGGCGCGTGGGTGGTCAGCTGGGATCGACGGGCGTCGTCTCGCACTCGTGCGGATGGAGGCACCAACCATGCCGATGTGGATGGTGAAGACGCTGGCGGTCGGTCCCGGGGTGGTCGTCAGCGTTGTCGCGGTCGCACTCACGCTCGCCGCCGAACCTGCGCCGGCCGTAGCAGGCGCGACGGTAGTGCTGGCGGTGTTCCTCTGGGCGGCTGGCCACGGCGCATGGGAGGGGCCCGCGGCTGCGGTCGTGCGGGGCGCCCGCCGGCTGCGGCCGTCCGAGCGCGACGAACTGGCGGCGGTGCTGACCCAACTGTGCCGCGTCGGGCTGGGACCGCCGCTGGTGGAGCTCCGCGTGAAGCGGTCTCGGGTGATCGGGGCCGTCGGCGCCGGTCGACGGACCGTCGTCGTGTCTACAGGACTGATCGAGGCCGTGGTTCGCGGCGATCTGCCGAACCGTCAGGCGGCCGCGGTGGTGGCGCACGCCGCCGTCCTAGTCCGCGAAGGGCTGACGCGCGCGGATCTGCTCATCGGCTGCGTGTCGGCGCCGTGGCGAGCGACGCGGGCCGCCGTCCACCGAATCTGCGGTTGGGCACGCGAGGTGCCGTTGACCCAGGCCGCGTGGCGGCTGCGAGTCGTCGTCGTGGCCGTGGCCGTCGTGCAGGCGGTCCAGGGTGGGCGGGTGGGGTTCGCGGTCACGATCGCCGCGATCGGAGCGTTCAGCTACGCGCTGCCGGTGTGGGAGCGCCGGTGGCACGACGTGCTCGTCCGGGCCGGCGACGGGGGCGTGGCGCGTGCTGGCTTCGGTGACGACCTCGTCGCGTTCCTGCGCACGTGCCCGAGAACCGACGCCACGGGGGCACGCCTTCGAGCACTGGTCCCGTCCGGCACGCAGCGACCGGCGTTGGGCCTGGCGACGCGCTGACGATGGTCGAGGCAGCCGGTCGAGCAGTCGACCAGGACAGCGGCGACAATCAGCGTGACACGCCGATCGCACCGGCCGGATTGCTTGCTGGCCGACGACCCTGCTGCTCGGCCCGCAGCCGCTGCGCCACGGGGTCGGGCGTGACCGAAAGTGCCCGCCGTTGGTCAGCCGCGAGCTCGGCGGCCAACCGCCCTGCAGCCTGCGCGCTCAACCGCACCTGCCCAATGCTGCTCAGGTCTACCAACAGGCCGCGGCCCTGCTCCTCCGGCGTGGCGGCGTCCTGCGACGTCGCGGCCAGATTCCGCGCGGCCTGCCCGCTCAGCTCGTCCACCATCGCGCACAGCCGCTCGAGCAGGCGCAAGTCTTCCCCCGCCCGATCGATGGACCCGCGCGCGACGTCGTCGGCGACGTCACCGATCGCTTGCTGTGCAGCGCGCAAGTAGGTGCGCGCGCGCTCCAGGCTGACCGAGGCCGGCCGCAGGTGCTGCGACCCGGAGCGCCGGGCGAGGGCCTTGTCGCCAGCCGCGGAGGGTGTGGTCAACGTCGGGTCGACCTTGTCGAGGTGAAGCCTGGCCCGATCCAGGTAGGCGTCCGCGACGACCAGTCCGTCCTCTATGAGCATCGGTCCTCCCTGGCCTTCACGCAGGACGCCCTCGGCACCTGCCTTCCCAAGGCGGCGACGACGTGGGGGGTGGTCACGGGCTGGCCCCGACGGCGAACCCACTGCCGGCGTCGAACACGATGCACCGATACGCTGCCCAGGTGGCCGCGAGCGAGACCCGGTGGCTAGGCAGCGCAACCACCCGGTAGCCGATGTGCGTGCCCGTAGCCGCTGCGCCGACCGCGGCGCTCCGCCTCTGGCGTTCTCACCGCACCAGCGCCCTACGGTGGTCTCGTTGTGGT
It encodes:
- a CDS encoding ANTAR domain-containing response regulator, giving the protein MCAVTDSDVTPAAGSQPELLDLPTTVAVQQDAPAGRPARRAVVAEDEALIRMDVVETLRDAGFDVVGEAGDGEQAVALTTELKPDVVVMDVKMPLLDGISAAERIGKAHLAPVVLLTAFSQRELVERARDAGAMAYVVKPFSPADLLPAVEIAISRYAQISALESEVADLAERFETRKRVDRAKGLLMTKMGLSEPESFRWIQKTSMDRRLTMREVADAVIEQVGGGSA
- a CDS encoding helix-turn-helix domain-containing protein; the encoded protein is MQPTPDPSRDFLSVGEVADELHVTDRFVRRLIADGELPAVRVGHRIVRVRRSDLEHVLHPVTGVAFR
- a CDS encoding PASTA domain-containing protein, which codes for MLLLSATGGAWAIIDARKLTVPHLVGLPLSNMDQAFDGLDLKPVRQGDLPDKALLTFTTVTGQTPPAGSRVFPGREVAYTFKLSSVDIPDVTGDTLAASLEKLRKEGLTGEATSAQIPIVADTDTSGAGLQATTDPAMIRAAVSGLGLTGDIDVSGAPFVLHGTASDDWTVVATRPAPGKSTKAGSTVELTVVLPLGEMPNVVGKTYRDASTMLSIAGAKATLDGTPLYEGVVPDGFPFDVKELAYSWWGGAEKGMIAAVVGTPDGWPVRSQSVPPGTVITRGRTTASLVVEWPTTTVPNIVGMSKPDAQKALNDAGLAGHDIYGDGITRAQSVDAGTVLPMGAKVDAAVTHEVTFRVTATSGRATISWAAPGSFSIAQAGGATLPWSRSWYPGAAPDRYDRGNFNAQLSGSGSITCEIVIDGQIVVTQTSTGAYAVVSCG